One Bradysia coprophila strain Holo2 chromosome X unlocalized genomic scaffold, BU_Bcop_v1 contig_39, whole genome shotgun sequence genomic window carries:
- the LOC119069855 gene encoding leucine-rich repeat-containing G-protein coupled receptor 5-like, translating into MFRQTSFIILLALGLSNGIFLECDYALRSVGTIGNVYSCLARIHPSPGEKNVSDVSHNHLDGRVDADVESLILNDNIAFTPFNIQNFFPNLVAIDINGKGTLELTRESLKGLQSLRYFSFSRNQLQIIEPNLFIENPRIEWIYFDGNPIRHVAFNVFDHLEELRVLYMIETTCINEGANTDKNAVDLLKFRILVNCPPTFEMLEEKIVRSSLLQIIIAAQIDREIDPINEALEEIVEEQRLLIERVEALEESHRH; encoded by the exons AT GTTTCGTCAGACatcttttataattttactGGCGTTGGGCTTATCTAACGGCATTTTTTTGGAATGTGACTATGCACTAAGATCTGTTGGAACCATTGGAAACGTTTATTCTTGTCTCGCCAGAATTCATCCATCTCCTGGCGAAAAGAACGTATCAGATGTATCACACAATCATTTAGACGGTCGTGTTGACGCTGACGTGGAGTCGTTAATACTCAACGATAACATAGCTTTTACTCCGTTCaatattcaaaacttttttccaaATCTAGTTGCAATTGATATAAACGGAAAAGGTACATTGGAACTGACACGCGAAAGTTTGAAAGGATTGCAAAGCTTGAGATATTTCAGTTTCAGTCGCAATCAACTTCAAATTATTGAACCGAATTTGTTCATAGAAAATCCTCGGATCGAATGGATATATTTCGATGGTAACCCAATACGGCACGTTGCATTCAATGTGTTCGATCATCTGGAAGAATTACGCGTTTTGTATATGATCGAAACCACATGCATTAACGAAGGTGCCAACACCGATAAGAATGCCGTTGATTTGCTGAAATTTCGTATTCTTGTTAATTGTCCGCcaacatttgaaatgttagaagaaaaaattgtgagAAGCAGTTTGCTACAAATTATTATTGCAGCACAAATAGATAGAGAGATAGATCCAATCAATGAAGCGTTAGAGGAAATTGTTGAGGAGCAGAGGCTGCTTATCGAACGAGTTGAAGCTTTAGAGGAAAGTCATAGACACTAA